The Pocillopora verrucosa isolate sample1 chromosome 14, ASM3666991v2, whole genome shotgun sequence genome has a segment encoding these proteins:
- the LOC131787642 gene encoding uncharacterized protein: protein MSSYVDCCGPRRSLDSGTSKPQDACKSSSNSFIPIGHRQQSYNDNSESTEHRSDPIWNEVAKRYQEIIEKEYKILGQYYDDQLVTQSSAGSPEVLTQVILNGHDGSRLQGKPKDTSCKQTETRTETGNDTTDVNNCNSRVLKKTMDNKILPQIVDVYSLNSVKTNMKTTGIVGFREFSLNEGNRYKFPLNHGETAKRVIQDRDLCSPSSVKKSPQPDKIIDLTIDEEGEEQISVDKGSNDMNENISKSILDDPSKHDELKEKIDTADNEEGNAAKTECSQNKHKDRGRKRKRRCQTTYRESLSKYGAEGCDSERTLYNSCNNSKVDNRNDGSVQKLWDKSNNSSSSKDEMSQITEDRNQTLSSIGVVHDASSVLDSTYRANKITTLKARLAKQEEELARLKTQKERLHVQSNHKTLDTRGKWFSSLADSCAKTDMEQKRNFKTVSVDDICQHVLKSFDIFNARRFRNRKKEKAAPQSPNNTCVVKQDGNDICFQTEQDEFLSRVGLKRRCIKRN, encoded by the exons ATGTCATCGTACGTTGATTGTTGCGGTCCTCGAAGATCACTCGACAGCGGCACAAGCAAGCCGCAAGACGCGTGTAAATCTTCTTCGAACAGTTTTATCCCGATCGGTCATCGTCAACAGTCATATAACGATAACTCTGAATCAACAGAACACAG GTCTGACCCAATTTGGAACGAGGTAGCCAAGCGATATCAAGAGataattgaaaaagaatacaaaatattggGCCAGTACTATGATGATCAACTGGTTACCCAGAGTAGCGCTGGTTCACCTGAGGTATTAACACAAGTAATTTTGAATGGGCATGACGGATCACGTTTACAAGGAAAACCAAAGGACACGTCATGCAAGCAAACAGAGACGCGTACGGAAACAGGAAATGACACCACCGATGTTAATAACTGCAATAGCAGAGTGCTAAAGAAGACAATGGATAACAAAATTCTTCCTCAAATTGTAGATGTCTACAGTTTGAATTCCGTCAAAACGAACATGAAAACAACTGGAATAGTCGGTTTTCGAGAGTTCAGTCTAAACGAGGGGAACCGTTATAAGTTTCCGTTGAATCACGGTGAAACCGCAAAAAGGGTTATACAAGATCGTGATCTTTGTAGCCCCAGTTCTGTCAAGAAATCTCCGCAGCCGGATAAGATAATAGATCTTACTATCGACGAAGAAGGAGAAGAACAAATTAGTGTCGACAAAGGATCtaatgatatgaatgaaaatatctcaAAATCCATTTTGGACGACCCAAGTAAGCATGATGAACTAAAGGAGAAAATTGACACAGCTGATAATGAAGAAGGTAATGCAGCTAAAACTGAATGTAGCCAAAATAAGCACAAAGACAGAGgtaggaaaagaaaacgaaggTGTCAAACAACATATCGTGAAAGCTTGAGCAAGTACGGTGCCGAGGGATGTGACAGTGAAAGAACTCTGTACAACAGTTGTAACAATAGCAAGGTTGACAATCGAAATGATGGAAGTGTACAAAAATTATGGGACAAGAGTAATAACAGCAGTTCGAGTAAAGACGAAATGAGCCAAATTACAGAAGACAGGAATCAAACCTTAAGTAGCATCGGTGTTGTCCATGACGCGAGTAGTGTGTTGGACTCGACGTATCGTGCGAACAAGATTACGACACTTAAAGCCAGACTAGCCAAACAAGAAGAAGAGCTTGCAAGGCTTAAAACTCAGAAGGAAAGATTACACGTCCAATCAAACCATAAAACCTTAGATACACGTGGCAAATGGTTCTCAAGCCTGGCAGATTCATGTGCAAAAACCGATATGGAACAAAAgcgaaattttaaaacagtgaGTGTAGATGACATATGTCAACACGTGTTAAAatcatttgatatttttaatgctCGCCGGTTCAggaacagaaaaaaggaaaaggcgGCGCCGCAGTCTCCTAACAATACTTGCGTGGTTAAGCAAGATGGCAATGATATCTGCTTCCAAACTGAGCAAGATGAATTTCTGTCGCGAGTTGGTTTGAAAAGAAGGTgtataaaaagaaattga